A single region of the Acidimicrobiales bacterium genome encodes:
- the purM gene encoding phosphoribosylformylglycinamidine cyclo-ligase produces MSDASGDTAPEPLTYAAAGVDIAAGEEAVERIKRHVRSTIRPEVIGDIGGFGGLFAFPTDRYRDPVLVSSTDGVGTKALVAKAAGRFDTIGVDLVAMCVDDLVCQGAEPLFFLDYIAVGRLVPDHIEQLVEGVARGCKQAGCALIGGEMAEHPGAMEPGEFDLVGFAVGVVERDRILTGDRVDVGDVLIGLPSPGLRSNGYSLARRVLFDVARRKLDDAAWAGSHRTIADELLEPSVIYAPAIGALLREVDVHGVAHITGGGIPGNVSRMLPDNRDAVVSRSQWEPPRIFSEIQRLGGISDDEMARVFNLGLGMVIAVPPVDVFRAIDVLRERGHYAVRVGEITRGRGTVHVER; encoded by the coding sequence ATGTCTGACGCAAGCGGCGACACAGCCCCCGAACCTCTGACCTACGCCGCCGCTGGCGTCGACATCGCCGCGGGCGAAGAGGCCGTCGAGCGCATCAAGCGCCACGTGCGTTCCACCATCCGCCCCGAGGTCATCGGCGACATCGGCGGCTTCGGCGGGCTGTTCGCCTTCCCCACAGACCGCTACCGCGATCCCGTGCTGGTCAGTTCCACCGACGGCGTGGGCACCAAGGCGTTGGTGGCCAAGGCGGCCGGTCGCTTCGACACCATCGGCGTCGACCTCGTCGCCATGTGCGTCGACGACCTGGTGTGCCAAGGCGCCGAGCCGTTGTTCTTCCTCGACTACATCGCCGTGGGCCGCTTGGTGCCCGACCACATCGAGCAGTTGGTGGAAGGCGTGGCCCGTGGCTGCAAGCAAGCCGGGTGCGCGTTGATCGGCGGCGAGATGGCCGAGCACCCGGGCGCCATGGAGCCGGGCGAGTTCGACCTCGTCGGCTTCGCCGTGGGCGTGGTCGAACGCGACCGCATCCTCACCGGCGACCGGGTCGACGTGGGCGACGTGCTCATCGGCCTGCCCTCGCCGGGGCTGCGCTCCAACGGGTACTCGCTGGCTCGGCGGGTGCTGTTCGACGTGGCCCGCCGCAAGCTCGACGACGCCGCCTGGGCGGGCTCGCACCGCACCATCGCCGACGAGCTGCTCGAGCCGTCGGTCATCTACGCGCCGGCCATCGGCGCCCTGCTCCGTGAGGTCGACGTGCACGGCGTGGCCCACATCACCGGCGGCGGCATCCCCGGCAACGTGTCGCGCATGCTGCCCGACAACCGCGACGCCGTGGTCAGCCGCAGCCAGTGGGAGCCGCCCCGCATCTTCAGCGAGATCCAACGCCTCGGCGGCATCAGCGACGACGAGATGGCCCGCGTGTTCAACCTCGGCCTCGGCATGGTGATCGCCGTTCCCCCGGTCGACGTCTTCCGGGCCATCGACGTCCTGCGCGAGCGGGGGCACTATGCAGTGCGGGTGGGTGAGATCACCAGGGGACGGGGCACCGTCCACGTGGAGCGCTGA
- the purF gene encoding amidophosphoribosyltransferase: MGSVTGALDFPPRADEDDDHPKEACGVFGIYGPGLPVAHLTFDGLYALQHRGQESAGMAVSDGETITIDKDMGLVSNVFNDYKLAALPGHLAIGHTRYSTTGSSTWRNAQPVYRKPGESGFALGHNGNLTNTPELAELAGMLPGTVASDSDLVAEMLAAEFPPEGEDRSDGRDLEVALVKVLPKLEGAFSFVLMDAGHLIGVRDPNGFRPLCLGKLDTGWVLASETPALDVIGAHFVREIEPGEMIVIDAAGPRSVHPFPPARLDPKLCIFEFVYFARPDSRLYGKEVHGARRRMGELLADQAPVDGDMVMGVPDSGVPAAEGYAKRSGIPYGQGLVKNRYIGRTFIAPSQDMRSRGVRRKLNPLRENITGKRLIVVDDSIVRGTTTRQMVRMLRDSGAAEVHLRVSSPPYKWPCFYGIDTGSRAELLAASLTVSEIQEYLGVDSIAYLTIENLEAAIEAPGAGFCSACLTGKYPTEVSVELSKHVLEESPQHV, from the coding sequence ATGGGCTCTGTGACGGGCGCACTCGACTTCCCCCCGCGCGCCGACGAGGACGACGACCACCCCAAGGAAGCCTGCGGGGTCTTCGGCATCTACGGCCCGGGCCTTCCCGTCGCCCACCTGACGTTCGACGGCCTGTACGCCCTGCAGCACCGGGGCCAGGAATCGGCGGGCATGGCGGTCAGCGACGGCGAGACCATCACCATCGACAAGGACATGGGCCTCGTCAGCAACGTCTTCAACGACTACAAGCTGGCGGCGCTGCCCGGGCACCTGGCCATCGGCCACACCCGCTACTCCACCACCGGGTCGAGCACGTGGCGCAACGCCCAGCCGGTGTACCGCAAGCCCGGCGAGAGCGGCTTCGCCCTCGGCCACAACGGCAACCTCACCAACACCCCCGAGTTGGCGGAACTGGCGGGCATGCTGCCGGGCACGGTGGCCAGCGACAGCGACCTGGTGGCCGAGATGCTGGCCGCCGAGTTCCCGCCCGAGGGCGAGGACCGCAGCGACGGCCGCGACCTGGAGGTGGCCCTGGTCAAGGTGCTGCCCAAGCTGGAAGGCGCCTTCTCCTTCGTCCTCATGGACGCCGGCCACCTCATCGGCGTGCGCGACCCCAACGGCTTCCGCCCGCTGTGCCTGGGCAAGCTCGACACGGGTTGGGTGCTGGCCTCGGAGACGCCCGCCCTCGACGTCATCGGCGCCCACTTCGTCCGCGAGATCGAGCCGGGCGAGATGATCGTCATCGACGCCGCCGGCCCCCGCTCCGTGCACCCCTTCCCGCCCGCCCGGCTCGACCCCAAGCTCTGCATCTTCGAGTTCGTCTACTTCGCCCGCCCCGACTCCCGCCTCTACGGCAAGGAAGTGCACGGGGCTCGGCGCCGCATGGGCGAACTGCTGGCCGACCAAGCCCCGGTCGACGGCGACATGGTGATGGGCGTGCCCGATTCGGGCGTACCCGCGGCCGAGGGTTACGCCAAGCGCAGCGGCATCCCTTACGGCCAAGGCCTGGTGAAGAACCGCTACATCGGCCGCACGTTCATCGCCCCCAGCCAGGACATGCGCAGCCGGGGCGTACGCCGCAAGCTCAACCCCTTGCGCGAGAACATCACGGGCAAGCGGCTGATCGTGGTCGACGACTCCATCGTGCGGGGCACCACCACCCGCCAGATGGTGCGCATGCTGCGTGACTCGGGCGCTGCCGAGGTGCACCTGCGGGTTTCGTCGCCGCCCTACAAGTGGCCGTGCTTCTACGGCATCGACACCGGCAGCCGCGCCGAACTGTTGGCCGCCAGCCTCACGGTGAGCGAGATCCAGGAGTACCTCGGGGTCGACTCCATCGCCTACCTCACCATCGAAAACCTCGAAGCGGCCATCGAGGCGCCGGGCGCCGGGTTCTGTTCCGCCTGCCTCACCGGCAAGTACCCCACCGAGGTCTCGGTGGAGCTTTCCAAGCACGTGCTGGAAGAATCACCCCAGCATGTCTGA
- a CDS encoding PHP domain-containing protein has translation MIDLHTHSTVSDGTDSPARVAELAAAAGCSAVALTDHDRLDGIAEARARAAAFGVELVAGCELSCEFSPGTMHVLVYFVEPGDGPLQDELVRLQAVRDRRNELMCERLGIPYAELLVEAGGIGAGRPHAAAILVRRGVVGSIQEAFDVYLAKGRPGYVEKERLAVGDAVRLARDSGGVAVLAHPFSLGLSPADLGRTVGELAELGLAGIEAHYGRYSPEDRAGLASLADEHSLVATGGSDHHGDYKPDLAVGRGTGDLDVPDSALAELRGRLAR, from the coding sequence GTGATCGATCTTCACACCCACTCCACGGTGTCGGACGGGACCGACTCGCCCGCCCGAGTGGCCGAGTTGGCCGCCGCCGCCGGGTGCTCGGCGGTGGCCCTGACCGATCACGACCGCCTCGACGGCATCGCCGAGGCCCGGGCGCGGGCGGCGGCGTTTGGCGTGGAACTGGTGGCCGGCTGCGAACTGTCGTGCGAGTTCTCGCCCGGCACCATGCACGTGCTCGTGTACTTCGTGGAACCCGGCGACGGGCCGTTGCAAGACGAGCTGGTGCGGCTGCAGGCGGTACGCGACCGGCGCAACGAGCTCATGTGCGAACGGCTCGGCATCCCCTATGCCGAACTGCTGGTGGAGGCGGGCGGCATCGGCGCCGGGCGGCCCCACGCGGCCGCCATCCTCGTGCGGCGGGGCGTGGTGGGTTCGATCCAGGAGGCTTTCGACGTGTACTTGGCCAAGGGCAGGCCCGGCTACGTGGAGAAGGAGCGGCTGGCCGTGGGCGACGCCGTGCGGTTGGCGCGGGACTCGGGCGGGGTGGCCGTGCTGGCCCACCCGTTCAGCTTGGGGCTGTCGCCTGCCGACCTGGGGCGCACCGTGGGCGAACTGGCCGAGCTCGGCCTGGCAGGTATCGAGGCCCACTACGGGCGCTACTCCCCCGAAGACCGCGCCGGGCTGGCGTCCTTGGCGGACGAACACTCGCTGGTGGCGACCGGCGGTTCCGACCACCACGGCGACTACAAGCCCGACCTGGCTGTCGGTCGTGGCACGGGCGACCTCGACGTCCCCGACTCGGCCCTGGCGGAGCTACGGGGTCGCCTCGCCCGCTGA
- the purL gene encoding phosphoribosylformylglycinamidine synthase subunit PurL, with translation MADELHRALGLTDDEAADIERILGRSPNHLELAMYAVMWSEHCSYKSSRLHLKRLPTEGAHVLVGPGENAGVIDAGDGVAVALRIESHNHPSAVEPYQGAATGVGGILRDIFTMGARPIAVMDPLRFGPLDDPRSQWIFEGVVSGISGYGNSVGVPTVGGEVVFDETYADNPLVNVLCLGVMPKDRLVLGRASGVGNLAVLLGSTTGRDGIGGVSVLASAGFGDAEADAEKRPSVQVGDPFEEKRLIEACLELLDAGLVVGIQDLGGAGLTCATSETASRGGVGMDVWVSEVPQREAGMEPFEVMTSESQERMLAIVTPEALDEVLSVCRRWEVRASVVGRVTEDGGRLRIFDRPDGEELADVPATSLHEDAPLYDRPLARPAWLDELLAASPADLPSNDPGAELLSMLMDPSWVYSQYDHQLFLNTVEAPGADAAVLRLRAPGLPGRSDKALALSTDGNARWCALDPRQGTAMGVAEAALNVACAGARPVALVNCLNFGNPEHPEVMWQLSEAIDGMSEACLALDMPVIGGNVSLYNESRGRDIDPTPVVGVLGIIDRLERRPPSVALVDGGRLVLLGETVPELGGSLWALRTHGHRGGTLPPLDLAAHARLLAFVQAIVGDGLAAGIHDVSEGGLGVALAEMAVRSQVGFRVAGIDGHAALFAESPSRVVVCAAPDQAQEIVRRAGDTGVPAAFLGGSGGDRLVVDGLVDVGLDEATSAWRDAIPSALAVAR, from the coding sequence GTGGCCGACGAACTGCACCGAGCGCTGGGACTGACCGACGACGAAGCCGCCGACATCGAGCGCATCCTGGGCCGTTCACCGAACCATCTCGAGCTCGCCATGTATGCGGTTATGTGGAGCGAGCACTGCTCGTACAAGTCGTCTCGCTTGCACCTGAAGCGGCTGCCGACCGAGGGGGCGCACGTGCTCGTCGGCCCCGGCGAGAACGCCGGCGTCATCGACGCAGGCGACGGCGTGGCCGTGGCCCTGCGCATCGAGAGCCACAACCACCCCTCGGCGGTGGAGCCCTACCAAGGGGCGGCCACCGGGGTCGGCGGCATCCTGCGCGACATCTTCACCATGGGCGCCCGCCCCATCGCCGTCATGGACCCACTGCGCTTCGGGCCCCTCGACGACCCCCGCAGCCAGTGGATCTTCGAAGGCGTGGTGAGCGGCATCTCGGGTTACGGCAACTCGGTCGGCGTGCCCACGGTGGGCGGCGAAGTGGTGTTCGACGAGACCTATGCCGACAACCCGTTGGTCAATGTCCTGTGCCTGGGCGTGATGCCCAAGGACCGCTTGGTGCTGGGCCGTGCCAGCGGCGTGGGCAACCTGGCCGTGCTGCTCGGTTCGACCACCGGACGCGACGGCATCGGCGGCGTGAGCGTGCTCGCCTCGGCGGGTTTCGGCGACGCCGAGGCCGACGCCGAGAAGCGCCCCAGCGTGCAGGTGGGCGACCCCTTCGAGGAAAAGCGCCTCATCGAAGCGTGCCTGGAACTGCTCGATGCCGGCCTCGTTGTCGGCATCCAAGACCTCGGCGGTGCGGGCCTCACCTGCGCCACCAGCGAGACCGCCTCCCGAGGCGGCGTGGGCATGGACGTGTGGGTCTCCGAGGTGCCCCAGCGCGAAGCGGGCATGGAGCCCTTCGAGGTCATGACCAGCGAGAGCCAGGAGCGCATGCTGGCCATCGTCACGCCCGAGGCGCTCGACGAGGTGCTGTCGGTGTGCCGGCGCTGGGAGGTGCGGGCGTCTGTGGTGGGCCGCGTCACCGAGGACGGCGGCCGCCTGCGCATCTTCGACCGCCCCGACGGCGAGGAGCTGGCCGACGTGCCCGCGACGTCGCTGCACGAGGACGCCCCGCTCTACGACCGTCCCCTGGCCCGGCCCGCCTGGCTCGACGAGCTGTTGGCGGCCTCGCCCGCCGACCTTCCGTCGAACGACCCGGGTGCCGAGCTGCTGTCGATGCTCATGGACCCGTCGTGGGTCTACTCCCAGTACGACCACCAGCTGTTCCTCAACACCGTGGAGGCGCCAGGGGCCGACGCCGCCGTCCTACGCCTCAGGGCGCCGGGCCTGCCCGGCCGGTCGGACAAGGCGCTGGCCCTGTCGACCGACGGCAACGCCCGCTGGTGCGCCCTCGACCCTCGCCAGGGCACGGCCATGGGCGTGGCCGAAGCCGCGCTCAACGTGGCCTGCGCGGGCGCCCGCCCGGTGGCGCTGGTGAACTGCCTCAACTTCGGCAACCCCGAGCACCCCGAGGTCATGTGGCAGTTGTCGGAGGCCATCGACGGCATGAGCGAGGCGTGCCTGGCCTTGGACATGCCGGTCATCGGCGGCAACGTCAGCCTCTACAACGAGAGCCGGGGCCGCGACATCGACCCCACGCCCGTGGTCGGCGTGCTCGGCATCATCGACCGCCTGGAACGGCGGCCGCCTTCGGTGGCGCTGGTCGACGGCGGTCGGCTGGTGCTGCTGGGCGAGACGGTGCCCGAGCTGGGCGGCTCGCTGTGGGCGCTGCGCACCCACGGCCACCGTGGCGGCACCCTTCCCCCGCTCGATCTCGCCGCCCACGCCCGGCTGCTGGCCTTCGTGCAGGCCATTGTCGGCGACGGCTTGGCGGCGGGCATCCACGATGTGTCGGAAGGCGGGCTCGGCGTGGCGCTGGCCGAGATGGCCGTGCGTTCCCAGGTCGGCTTCCGGGTGGCCGGCATCGACGGGCACGCCGCCCTCTTCGCCGAGTCGCCGTCGCGGGTCGTGGTGTGCGCGGCCCCCGACCAGGCCCAGGAGATCGTGCGCCGGGCGGGCGACACGGGCGTGCCCGCGGCCTTCCTCGGTGGCTCCGGAGGCGACCGCTTGGTGGTCGACGGGTTGGTCGACGTGGGGCTCGACGAGGCCACCTCGGCATGGCGCGATGCGATCCCGAGCGCCTTGGCGGTCGCCCGGTAG
- the purQ gene encoding phosphoribosylformylglycinamidine synthase subunit PurQ has translation MSARIGVVLFPGSNCEHDAVEAVDALGGKGEVVWHGATSLEGFDGVILPGGFAHGDYLRPGAIARFSPVMTAVVEFARSGGPVVGICNGFQVLTEAGLLPGALQKNRGLKFLCTTVDVRVETTNSALTREAEAGAALRIPINHFEGNYTCDERTLAELRSEDRVVFRYVDNPNGSVDDIAGICNSERNVVGLMPHPERACDPLLGSTDGVTLLRSLLAAASVTA, from the coding sequence ATGAGTGCCCGCATCGGGGTCGTGCTCTTCCCCGGCTCCAACTGCGAGCACGACGCGGTGGAAGCCGTCGACGCGCTGGGCGGCAAGGGCGAAGTGGTGTGGCACGGGGCCACCTCGCTCGAAGGCTTCGACGGCGTCATCCTCCCCGGCGGCTTCGCCCACGGCGACTATCTCCGCCCCGGCGCCATCGCCCGTTTCTCCCCGGTGATGACTGCGGTGGTCGAATTTGCTCGCAGCGGCGGCCCGGTCGTCGGCATCTGCAACGGCTTCCAAGTGCTCACGGAAGCGGGTTTGCTGCCGGGCGCCTTGCAGAAGAATCGCGGTCTCAAATTCCTGTGCACGACGGTGGACGTGCGCGTGGAAACCACCAATTCTGCTCTGACGCGGGAGGCAGAGGCCGGTGCCGCGCTACGCATACCCATCAACCATTTTGAGGGCAACTACACGTGCGACGAGCGCACGCTGGCCGAGCTTCGGAGCGAAGACCGAGTGGTGTTCAGGTACGTCGACAACCCCAATGGGTCTGTGGACGACATCGCCGGGATATGCAACAGCGAGCGCAACGTCGTCGGCTTGATGCCCCATCCTGAACGAGCCTGCGACCCCCTCCTGGGCTCGACCGATGGTGTGACGCTGTTGCGCTCGCTGTTGGCAGCGGCTTCGGTTACCGCTTAG
- the purS gene encoding phosphoribosylformylglycinamidine synthase subunit PurS, whose amino-acid sequence MKTFSVLVEVSLRPGIADPQGATVERALPALGFDGVTGVRVGKAIRFTIEAADEAAARGAVEELCKRFLTNPVIEDSRIELSGVS is encoded by the coding sequence ATGAAGACGTTCAGCGTGCTGGTCGAAGTCAGCCTGCGGCCCGGCATCGCCGACCCCCAAGGCGCCACCGTCGAACGGGCGCTGCCTGCGCTGGGCTTCGACGGCGTCACCGGCGTGCGGGTGGGCAAGGCCATCCGCTTCACCATCGAGGCGGCCGACGAGGCCGCCGCCCGCGGGGCGGTGGAGGAACTGTGCAAGCGCTTCCTCACCAACCCGGTCATCGAGGACTCCCGCATCGAACTGAGCGGCGTGTCATGA
- a CDS encoding phosphoribosylaminoimidazolesuccinocarboxamide synthase produces the protein MKHVYSGKVRDVYEVDDRTLLFVASDRISAFDVVMAEPVPDKGRVLTGMTAFWLDQLRDLAPNHMVSVDPADFPSGGPADAAGRSMLVRKADMLAIECIVRGYLSGSAWKEYKATGTMHGTPLPSGLQESDKLPEPVFTPSTKAESGHDENISFEVACDIVGADVAKAAREISLAAYQRGADLAAERGIIIADTKFELGFIDGELALCDEVLTPDSSRFWPADQWQPGATPPSFDKQPVRDWLEGTGWDKTPPPPALPADVVDTSRQRYVTAYEKLTGKSFTDWYGVSR, from the coding sequence GTGAAGCACGTCTATTCCGGCAAGGTGCGCGACGTCTACGAGGTCGACGACCGCACGCTGCTGTTCGTGGCCAGCGACCGCATCTCGGCCTTCGACGTAGTGATGGCCGAGCCCGTCCCCGACAAGGGGCGGGTGCTCACCGGCATGACCGCCTTCTGGCTCGACCAGCTGCGCGACCTCGCCCCCAACCACATGGTCTCGGTCGATCCCGCCGACTTCCCGTCGGGCGGCCCCGCCGACGCTGCCGGGCGTTCGATGCTCGTGCGCAAGGCCGACATGCTCGCCATCGAGTGCATCGTGCGCGGTTACCTGTCAGGTTCGGCGTGGAAGGAGTACAAGGCGACGGGCACCATGCACGGCACGCCGCTGCCGTCGGGGCTGCAGGAGAGCGACAAGCTGCCCGAGCCGGTGTTCACCCCGTCGACCAAGGCCGAGTCGGGCCACGACGAGAACATCAGCTTCGAGGTGGCCTGCGACATCGTCGGCGCCGACGTGGCCAAGGCCGCTCGCGAGATCAGCCTGGCCGCCTACCAACGGGGCGCCGACTTGGCTGCCGAGCGGGGCATCATCATCGCCGACACCAAGTTCGAGCTCGGCTTCATCGACGGGGAACTGGCTCTCTGCGACGAGGTGCTCACCCCCGACTCCTCCCGCTTCTGGCCTGCCGATCAATGGCAGCCCGGCGCCACGCCGCCGTCGTTCGACAAGCAGCCCGTGCGCGACTGGCTGGAAGGCACCGGCTGGGACAAGACGCCCCCGCCGCCCGCCCTGCCCGCCGACGTGGTCGACACGTCTCGCCAGCGGTACGTGACCGCCTACGAGAAGCTCACCGGGAAATCGTTCACCGACTGGTACGGGGTATCTCGATGA
- the purB gene encoding adenylosuccinate lyase, with product MIPNVLAARYASPAMVELWSPRHKVVLERQLWIAVLRAQKQLGVDVPDGVIEAYEAVVDNVDLDSIEARERVTKHDVKARIEEFCALAGHEHIHKGMTSRDLTENVEQLQVRQALELVRDRMVAALARLAERAAEHAETVITGRSHNVPAQATTLGKRFANAGEELLQAFTRVEELLARYPLRGIKGPVGTQQDMADLVDDVDRLEELVAQHLGFERVLDNVGQVYPRSLDFDVVSALVQAASGPANLAKTIRLMAGHDLVTEGFLPGQVGSSAMPHKMNARSCERINGFVAVLTGHLAMVTALTGDQWNEGDVSCSVVRRVALPDAFFAIDGLFETFLTVLEGFGAYPAVIERELRRYLPFLATTKLMLSYVKRGMGREQAHELVKTKAIEAALAMREGAEGNPLFVEFGSELDDALSFVGAAPRQVERFAARVGEVVDRYPTAAKYVPEGIL from the coding sequence ATGATCCCCAACGTCCTTGCTGCCCGCTACGCCAGCCCGGCCATGGTCGAGCTCTGGTCGCCGCGGCACAAGGTCGTGCTCGAACGCCAACTCTGGATCGCCGTCCTCCGGGCGCAGAAGCAGCTCGGCGTCGACGTGCCCGACGGGGTGATCGAGGCCTACGAAGCGGTCGTCGACAACGTCGACCTCGACTCCATCGAGGCCCGTGAGCGGGTCACCAAGCACGACGTCAAAGCCCGCATCGAAGAGTTCTGCGCCCTGGCGGGCCACGAGCACATCCACAAGGGCATGACGTCGCGTGACCTCACCGAGAACGTCGAGCAACTGCAGGTCCGCCAGGCCCTCGAACTGGTGCGCGACCGCATGGTGGCCGCCCTCGCCCGGCTGGCCGAGCGGGCGGCCGAACACGCCGAGACGGTCATCACCGGCCGCAGCCACAACGTGCCCGCCCAGGCCACGACGTTGGGCAAGCGCTTCGCCAACGCGGGCGAGGAACTGCTCCAGGCCTTCACCCGCGTGGAGGAGCTACTGGCCCGTTATCCGTTGCGCGGCATCAAGGGACCGGTCGGCACCCAGCAGGACATGGCCGACTTGGTCGACGATGTCGACCGTTTGGAAGAACTGGTCGCCCAGCACCTGGGCTTCGAGCGGGTGCTCGACAACGTGGGGCAGGTCTACCCCCGCTCGCTCGACTTCGACGTGGTGAGCGCGCTGGTGCAAGCAGCCTCGGGGCCGGCCAACCTGGCCAAGACCATCCGCCTGATGGCGGGCCACGATCTGGTGACCGAGGGCTTCCTGCCCGGGCAGGTGGGCTCGTCGGCCATGCCCCACAAGATGAACGCTCGCTCGTGCGAGCGCATCAACGGCTTCGTCGCTGTCCTGACCGGGCACCTCGCCATGGTCACCGCCCTCACCGGCGACCAGTGGAACGAAGGCGACGTGAGCTGCTCGGTGGTTCGACGAGTGGCGCTCCCCGACGCCTTCTTCGCCATCGATGGGCTGTTCGAGACCTTTCTCACTGTGCTCGAGGGCTTCGGCGCCTACCCCGCCGTGATCGAGCGCGAGCTGCGTCGCTACCTGCCATTTCTCGCCACGACCAAGCTCATGCTCAGCTACGTAAAGCGGGGGATGGGCCGGGAGCAGGCGCACGAGCTCGTCAAAACCAAGGCCATCGAGGCCGCCCTCGCCATGCGCGAGGGCGCTGAAGGCAATCCATTGTTCGTCGAGTTCGGAAGCGAGCTCGACGACGCCCTGTCGTTCGTGGGTGCCGCACCTCGACAAGTCGAACGCTTCGCCGCCCGCGTGGGCGAGGTGGTCGACCGTTATCCGACCGCAGCCAAATACGTCCCGGAGGGGATCCTGTGA
- the purE gene encoding 5-(carboxyamino)imidazole ribonucleotide mutase — protein sequence MKVAVLMGSPNDKDKMAGAAQMLERFGIEVDERVLSAHRNPAEVTALASGLRDNGYVAAICGAGMAAHLAGVVAAHTTLPVIGVPLSGGALNGVDALYSTVQMPKGIPVATVAVDGSANAGILVAEMLSISNEDIAKKLDEFRAAGAR from the coding sequence ATGAAGGTCGCCGTGCTCATGGGTTCGCCCAACGACAAGGACAAGATGGCGGGTGCCGCACAGATGCTGGAGCGCTTCGGCATCGAGGTCGACGAGCGAGTGCTCTCGGCCCACCGCAACCCCGCCGAGGTCACCGCGCTGGCGTCGGGCCTGCGCGACAACGGCTACGTCGCCGCCATCTGCGGCGCGGGCATGGCCGCCCACCTGGCGGGCGTCGTCGCCGCCCACACCACGCTGCCGGTCATCGGCGTGCCCCTCTCGGGCGGCGCCCTCAACGGCGTCGACGCGCTGTACTCGACCGTGCAGATGCCCAAGGGCATCCCCGTTGCCACCGTGGCCGTCGACGGCAGCGCCAACGCGGGCATCCTCGTGGCCGAGATGCTGAGCATCAGCAACGAGGACATCGCCAAGAAGCTCGACGAGTTCCGCGCCGCCGGAGCCCGATGA
- the purD gene encoding phosphoribosylamine--glycine ligase: protein MRVAVVGNGGREHAFRQVLSRTATVVPDDADDADLYVIGPEQPLVDGVADRLRADGKLVLGPGADGARLEGSKGWMKEVLRAAGVPTARSATFATAEGVDAYLADLPSGAVVKTDYLAAGKGVLVSTDADALRNDARAKLAHGDVVIEELLAGPELSVFAVCNGKDFVLLPPARDHKRVGDGDTGPNTGGMGAFSPVPDVDAAVEAAADMVDRTLGEFQRRGIDYRGILFAGLMLTPDGPKMLEYNVRLGDPEAQVVLPRFTSDLAELLAAAAAGDPLPPPTFTDAAAVTVVLAAEGYPVDVRTGDVIEGVDDAEALDGVTVFEAGVVRDDTGRLRTAGGRVLAVTALAATLAEARERAYEAVQQISWPGMHYRKDIAAQ, encoded by the coding sequence ATGCGAGTCGCCGTCGTCGGCAACGGCGGACGGGAGCATGCCTTCCGCCAGGTGCTGTCCCGCACGGCCACAGTGGTGCCCGACGACGCCGACGACGCCGACCTCTACGTCATCGGCCCTGAGCAACCGTTGGTCGACGGCGTGGCCGACCGGCTGCGGGCCGACGGCAAGCTCGTCCTCGGCCCCGGCGCCGACGGCGCCCGCCTCGAAGGCTCCAAGGGGTGGATGAAGGAGGTGCTGCGCGCCGCAGGCGTGCCCACCGCTCGCTCCGCCACCTTTGCCACCGCCGAAGGGGTCGACGCCTACCTGGCCGACCTGCCCTCCGGTGCCGTGGTGAAGACCGACTACCTCGCCGCAGGCAAGGGTGTGCTGGTTTCCACCGACGCAGACGCCCTCCGCAACGACGCCCGGGCCAAGCTCGCTCACGGCGACGTCGTCATCGAGGAACTGCTGGCCGGCCCCGAGCTGTCGGTGTTCGCCGTGTGCAACGGCAAAGACTTCGTCCTGCTCCCCCCGGCCCGCGACCACAAGCGGGTGGGCGACGGCGACACCGGCCCCAACACCGGCGGCATGGGCGCCTTCTCGCCGGTGCCCGACGTCGACGCCGCGGTCGAGGCCGCCGCCGACATGGTCGACCGCACCCTGGGAGAGTTCCAGCGCCGCGGCATCGACTACCGCGGCATCCTCTTCGCCGGCCTCATGCTCACCCCCGACGGTCCCAAGATGCTCGAGTACAACGTGCGCCTGGGCGACCCCGAGGCCCAAGTGGTGCTGCCCCGGTTCACCTCCGACCTGGCCGAGCTCCTCGCCGCGGCGGCCGCGGGCGACCCCCTCCCGCCGCCCACGTTCACCGACGCCGCCGCTGTCACCGTGGTCCTGGCCGCCGAGGGCTACCCGGTCGACGTGCGCACCGGCGACGTGATCGAGGGGGTCGACGACGCCGAAGCCCTCGACGGCGTCACCGTGTTCGAGGCGGGCGTGGTGCGCGACGACACCGGGCGCTTGCGCACCGCCGGGGGGCGGGTACTGGCCGTCACGGCCCTGGCTGCCACCTTGGCCGAGGCCCGGGAACGGGCGTACGAAGCCGTCCAACAGATCAGTTGGCCGGGCATGCACTATCGAAAGGACATCGCTGCGCAATGA